In the Brienomyrus brachyistius isolate T26 chromosome 20, BBRACH_0.4, whole genome shotgun sequence genome, one interval contains:
- the kcng3 gene encoding potassium voltage-gated channel subfamily G member 3 isoform X10, whose translation MKFGNSVCILNVGGTKYAFPRDVIKDFPLRRVSRLHSCASEKEVLEVCDDYDRESNEFFFDRHSEAFVFIMLYVKSGKLRFVPRMCELSFYNEMVYWGLESSHLEYCCQRRLDDRMSDSFTYFSEEDIKPEEDLETVGGSARWLERMRRTFEEPTSSVAAQILASVSVIFVIVSMVILCASTLPDRDSAKNGSVAEHRIIEAVCMEVLAKGCPLPTHRITEAVCMEVLAKGCPLPTHRITEAVCMEVLAKGCPLPTRRITEAVCMEVLAKGCPLPTHRITEAVCMEVLAKGCPFPACRIIEAVCIGWFTAECIVRFLVSRDKCEFLRRPLNVIDLLAIAPYYASALAAAVTGESSQLQRAGVTLRALRMMRIFWLIKLARHFLGLQSLGLTLRRCYREMVMLLVFVGVAMAIFGALAQLLEHGLDLVPSSEDYASIPAACWWVIISMTTVGYGDMYPITMPGRVLGGLCVVSGIVLLALPITFIYHSFVQCYHELRLRSARYHRSLSTEFLN comes from the exons ATGAAGTTTGGAAACAGCGTTTGCATCTTGAACGTCGGCGGCACCAAGTACGCATTCCCCAGGGACGTGATAAAGGACTTTCCCCTCCGACGAGTGAGCCGCCTGCACAGCTGCGCCTCCGAGAAAGAGGTGCTGGAGGTCTGCGACGACTACGACCGGGAGAGCAACGAGTTCTTCTTTGACCGGCACTCGGAGGCGTTCGTCTTCATTATGCTCTACGTGAAGTCCGGCAAGCTGCGCTTCGTCCCGCGGATGTGCGAACTCTCCTTCTACAACGAGATGGTCTACTGGGGGCTGGAGAGCTCCCACCTGGAGTATTGCTGCCAGCGGCGGCTGGATGACAGGATGTCGGACTCTTTCACCTACTTCTCGGAGGAGGACATCAAGCCCGAGGAGGACCTGGAGACCGTGGGAGGGAGCGCCAGGTGGCtggagaggatgaggaggacatTCGAGGAGCCCACATCCTCCGTGGCTGCTCAGATCCTCGCCTCGGTCTCCGTGATCTTTGTGATCGTGTCCATGGTCATACTGTGTGCCAGCACCCTGCCCGACAGGGACAGTGCCAAGAACGGCAGCGTGGCAGAGCACAG GATCATCGAGGCAGTGTGCATGGAGGTCCTAGCTAAAGGCTGCCCTCTTCCTACCCATAGGATCACAGAGGCAGTGTGCATGGAG GTCCTAGCTAAAGGCTGTCCTCTTCCTACCCACAGGATCACAGAGGCAGTGTGCATGGAG GTCCTAGCTAAAGGCTGCCCTCTTCCTACCCGCAGGATCACTGAGGCAGTGTGCATGGAGGTCCTAGCTAAAGGCTGCCCTCTTCCTACCCACAGGATCACAGAGGCAGTGTGCATGGAGGTCCTAGCTAAAGGCTGTCCTTTTCCTGCCTGCAGGATCATCGAGGCCGTGTGCATCGGCTGGTTCACAGCTGAGTGCATCGTGCGCTTCCTGGTGTCCCGTGATAAGTGCGAGTTCCTGCGGCGTCCACTGAACGTCATTGACCTGCTGGCCATTGCTCCATACTATGCCTCGGCGCTGGCGGCGGCTGTGACGGGCGAGAGCTCGCAACTGCAGCGTGCCGGCGTTACACTGCGTGCCCTACGCATGATGCGTATCTTCTGGCTCATCAAGCTGGCACGCCACTTCCTGGGCCTGCAGTCGCTGGGGCTGACGCTGCGGCGCTGCTACCGCGAGATGGTCATGTTGCTGGTGTTTGTGGGCGTGGCCATGGCCATCTTCGGTGCACTGGCCCAGCTGCTGGAGCATGGCTTGGACCTGGTTCCCAGCAGTGAGGACTACGCCAGCATCCCGGCCGCCTGCTGGTGGGTTATTATCTCCATGACCACAGTGGGCTATGGAGACATGTACCCCATCACCATGCCCGGGCGCGTGCTGGGCGGCCTCTGTGTGGTCAGCGGCATCGTGCTGCTGGCACTGCCCATCACCTTCATCTACCACAGCTTCGTGCAGTGCTACCATGAGCTGCGCCTGCGCTCAGCTCGTTACCACCGCAGCCTCTCCACTGAGTTCCTCAACTGA
- the kcng3 gene encoding potassium voltage-gated channel subfamily G member 3 isoform X9, producing the protein MKFGNSVCILNVGGTKYAFPRDVIKDFPLRRVSRLHSCASEKEVLEVCDDYDRESNEFFFDRHSEAFVFIMLYVKSGKLRFVPRMCELSFYNEMVYWGLESSHLEYCCQRRLDDRMSDSFTYFSEEDIKPEEDLETVGGSARWLERMRRTFEEPTSSVAAQILASVSVIFVIVSMVILCASTLPDRDSAKNGSVAEHRIIEAVCMEVLAKGCPLPTHRITEAVCMEVLAKGCPLPTHRITEAVCMEVLAKGCPLPTRRITEAVCMEVLAKGCPLPTRRITEAVCMEVLAKGCPLPTHRITEAVCMEVLAKGCPFPACRIIEAVCIGWFTAECIVRFLVSRDKCEFLRRPLNVIDLLAIAPYYASALAAAVTGESSQLQRAGVTLRALRMMRIFWLIKLARHFLGLQSLGLTLRRCYREMVMLLVFVGVAMAIFGALAQLLEHGLDLVPSSEDYASIPAACWWVIISMTTVGYGDMYPITMPGRVLGGLCVVSGIVLLALPITFIYHSFVQCYHELRLRSARYHRSLSTEFLN; encoded by the exons ATGAAGTTTGGAAACAGCGTTTGCATCTTGAACGTCGGCGGCACCAAGTACGCATTCCCCAGGGACGTGATAAAGGACTTTCCCCTCCGACGAGTGAGCCGCCTGCACAGCTGCGCCTCCGAGAAAGAGGTGCTGGAGGTCTGCGACGACTACGACCGGGAGAGCAACGAGTTCTTCTTTGACCGGCACTCGGAGGCGTTCGTCTTCATTATGCTCTACGTGAAGTCCGGCAAGCTGCGCTTCGTCCCGCGGATGTGCGAACTCTCCTTCTACAACGAGATGGTCTACTGGGGGCTGGAGAGCTCCCACCTGGAGTATTGCTGCCAGCGGCGGCTGGATGACAGGATGTCGGACTCTTTCACCTACTTCTCGGAGGAGGACATCAAGCCCGAGGAGGACCTGGAGACCGTGGGAGGGAGCGCCAGGTGGCtggagaggatgaggaggacatTCGAGGAGCCCACATCCTCCGTGGCTGCTCAGATCCTCGCCTCGGTCTCCGTGATCTTTGTGATCGTGTCCATGGTCATACTGTGTGCCAGCACCCTGCCCGACAGGGACAGTGCCAAGAACGGCAGCGTGGCAGAGCACAG GATCATCGAGGCAGTGTGCATGGAGGTCCTAGCTAAAGGCTGCCCTCTTCCTACCCATAGGATCACAGAGGCAGTGTGCATGGAG GTCCTAGCTAAAGGCTGTCCTCTTCCTACCCACAGGATCACAGAGGCAGTGTGCATGGAG GTCCTAGCTAAAGGCTGCCCTCTTCCTACCCGCAGGATCACTGAGGCAGTGTGCATGGAGGTCCTAGCTAAAGGCTGCCCTCTTCCTACCCGCAGGATCACTGAGGCAGTGTGCATGGAGGTCCTAGCTAAAGGCTGCCCTCTTCCTACCCACAGGATCACAGAGGCAGTGTGCATGGAGGTCCTAGCTAAAGGCTGTCCTTTTCCTGCCTGCAGGATCATCGAGGCCGTGTGCATCGGCTGGTTCACAGCTGAGTGCATCGTGCGCTTCCTGGTGTCCCGTGATAAGTGCGAGTTCCTGCGGCGTCCACTGAACGTCATTGACCTGCTGGCCATTGCTCCATACTATGCCTCGGCGCTGGCGGCGGCTGTGACGGGCGAGAGCTCGCAACTGCAGCGTGCCGGCGTTACACTGCGTGCCCTACGCATGATGCGTATCTTCTGGCTCATCAAGCTGGCACGCCACTTCCTGGGCCTGCAGTCGCTGGGGCTGACGCTGCGGCGCTGCTACCGCGAGATGGTCATGTTGCTGGTGTTTGTGGGCGTGGCCATGGCCATCTTCGGTGCACTGGCCCAGCTGCTGGAGCATGGCTTGGACCTGGTTCCCAGCAGTGAGGACTACGCCAGCATCCCGGCCGCCTGCTGGTGGGTTATTATCTCCATGACCACAGTGGGCTATGGAGACATGTACCCCATCACCATGCCCGGGCGCGTGCTGGGCGGCCTCTGTGTGGTCAGCGGCATCGTGCTGCTGGCACTGCCCATCACCTTCATCTACCACAGCTTCGTGCAGTGCTACCATGAGCTGCGCCTGCGCTCAGCTCGTTACCACCGCAGCCTCTCCACTGAGTTCCTCAACTGA
- the kcng3 gene encoding uncharacterized protein kcng3 isoform X5, translating to MEVLAKGCPLPTRRITEAVCMEVLAKGCPLPTHRITEAVCMEVLAKGCPLPTHRITEAVCMEVLAKGCPLPTHRITEAVCMEVLAKGCPLPTHRITEAVCMEVLAKGCPLPTRRITEAVCMEVLAKGCPLPTHRITEAVCMEVLAKGCPLPTHRITEAVCMEVLAKGCPLPTRRIIEAVCMEVLAKGCPLPTHRITEAVCMEVLAKGCPLPTHRITEAVCMEVLAKGCPLPTHRITEAVCMEVLAKGCPLPTHRITEAVCMEVLAKGCPLPTHRITEAVCMEVLAKGCPLPTHRITEAVCMEVLAKGCPLPTHRITEAVCMEVLAKGCPLPTRRITEAVCMEVLAKGCPLPTRRITEAVCMEVLAKGCPLPTHRITEAVCMEVLAKGCPFPACRIIEAVCIGWFTAECIVRFLVSRDKCEFLRRPLNVIDLLAIAPYYASALAAAVTGESSQLQRAGVTLRALRMMRIFWLIKLARHFLGLQSLGLTLRRCYREMVMLLVFVGVAMAIFGALAQLLEHGLDLVPSSEDYASIPAACWWVIISMTTVGYGDMYPITMPGRVLGGLCVVSGIVLLALPITFIYHSFVQCYHELRLRSARYHRSLSTEFLN from the exons ATGGAGGTCCTAGCTAAAGGCTGTCCTCTTCCTACCCGCAGGATCACAGAGGCAGTGTGCATGGAGGTCCTAGCTAAAGGCTGTCCTCTTCCTACCCACAGGATCACAGAGGCAGTGTGCATGGAGGTCCTAGCTAAAGGCTGTCCTCTTCCTACCCACAGGATCACAGAGGCAGTGTGCATGGAG GTCCTAGCTAAAGGCTGCCCTCTTCCTACCCATAGGATCACAGAGGCAGTGTGCATGGAGGTCCTAGCTAAAGGCTGTCCTCTTCCTACCCACAGGATCACCGAGGCAGTGTGCATGGAGGTCCTAGCTAAAGGCTGTCCTCTTCCTACCCGCAGGATCACAGAGGCAGTGTGCATGGAGGTCCTAGCTAAAGGCTGTCCTCTTCCTACCCACAGGATCACCGAGGCAGTGTGCATGGAGGTCCTAGCTAAAGGCTGTCCTCTTCCTACCCACAGGATCACAGAGGCAGTGTGCATGGAGGTCCTAGCTAAAGGCTGTCCTCTTCCTACCCGCAGGATCATCGAGGCAGTGTGCATGGAGGTCCTAGCTAAAGGCTGCCCTCTTCCTACCCATAGGATCACAGAGGCAGTGTGCATGGAGGTCCTAGCTAAAGGCTGTCCTCTTCCTACCCACAGGATCACCGAGGCAGTGTGCATGGAG GTCCTAGCTAAAGGCTGCCCTCTTCCTACCCACAGGATCACTGAGGCAGTGTGCATGGAGGTCCTAGCTAAAGGCTGTCCTCTTCCTACCCACAGGATCACCGAGGCAGTGTGCATGGAG GTCCTAGCTAAAGGCTGCCCTCTTCCTACCCACAGGATCACAGAGGCAGTGTGCATGGAGGTCCTAGCTAAAGGCTGCCCTCTTCCTACCCACAGGATCACCGAGGCAGTGTGCATGGAGGTCCTAGCTAAAGGCTGCCCTCTTCCTACCCACAGGATCACAGAGGCAGTGTGCATGGAGGTCCTAGCTAAAGGCTGCCCTCTTCCTACCCGCAGGATCACTGAGGCAGTGTGCATGGAGGTCCTAGCTAAAGGCTGCCCTCTTCCTACCCGCAGGATCACTGAGGCAGTGTGCATGGAGGTCCTAGCTAAAGGCTGCCCTCTTCCTACCCACAGGATCACAGAGGCAGTGTGCATGGAGGTCCTAGCTAAAGGCTGTCCTTTTCCTGCCTGCAGGATCATCGAGGCCGTGTGCATCGGCTGGTTCACAGCTGAGTGCATCGTGCGCTTCCTGGTGTCCCGTGATAAGTGCGAGTTCCTGCGGCGTCCACTGAACGTCATTGACCTGCTGGCCATTGCTCCATACTATGCCTCGGCGCTGGCGGCGGCTGTGACGGGCGAGAGCTCGCAACTGCAGCGTGCCGGCGTTACACTGCGTGCCCTACGCATGATGCGTATCTTCTGGCTCATCAAGCTGGCACGCCACTTCCTGGGCCTGCAGTCGCTGGGGCTGACGCTGCGGCGCTGCTACCGCGAGATGGTCATGTTGCTGGTGTTTGTGGGCGTGGCCATGGCCATCTTCGGTGCACTGGCCCAGCTGCTGGAGCATGGCTTGGACCTGGTTCCCAGCAGTGAGGACTACGCCAGCATCCCGGCCGCCTGCTGGTGGGTTATTATCTCCATGACCACAGTGGGCTATGGAGACATGTACCCCATCACCATGCCCGGGCGCGTGCTGGGCGGCCTCTGTGTGGTCAGCGGCATCGTGCTGCTGGCACTGCCCATCACCTTCATCTACCACAGCTTCGTGCAGTGCTACCATGAGCTGCGCCTGCGCTCAGCTCGTTACCACCGCAGCCTCTCCACTGAGTTCCTCAACTGA
- the kcng3 gene encoding potassium voltage-gated channel subfamily G member 3 isoform X7, with protein sequence MKFGNSVCILNVGGTKYAFPRDVIKDFPLRRVSRLHSCASEKEVLEVCDDYDRESNEFFFDRHSEAFVFIMLYVKSGKLRFVPRMCELSFYNEMVYWGLESSHLEYCCQRRLDDRMSDSFTYFSEEDIKPEEDLETVGGSARWLERMRRTFEEPTSSVAAQILASVSVIFVIVSMVILCASTLPDRDSAKNGSVAEHRIIEAVCMEVLAKGCPLPTHRITEAVCMEVLAKGCPLPTHRITEAVCMEVLAKGCPLPTRRITEAVCMEVLAKGCPLPTHRITEAVCMEVLAKGCPLPTHRITEAVCMEVLAKGCPLPTRRITEAVCMEVLAKGCPLPTHRITEAVCMEVLAKGCPFPACRIIEAVCIGWFTAECIVRFLVSRDKCEFLRRPLNVIDLLAIAPYYASALAAAVTGESSQLQRAGVTLRALRMMRIFWLIKLARHFLGLQSLGLTLRRCYREMVMLLVFVGVAMAIFGALAQLLEHGLDLVPSSEDYASIPAACWWVIISMTTVGYGDMYPITMPGRVLGGLCVVSGIVLLALPITFIYHSFVQCYHELRLRSARYHRSLSTEFLN encoded by the exons ATGAAGTTTGGAAACAGCGTTTGCATCTTGAACGTCGGCGGCACCAAGTACGCATTCCCCAGGGACGTGATAAAGGACTTTCCCCTCCGACGAGTGAGCCGCCTGCACAGCTGCGCCTCCGAGAAAGAGGTGCTGGAGGTCTGCGACGACTACGACCGGGAGAGCAACGAGTTCTTCTTTGACCGGCACTCGGAGGCGTTCGTCTTCATTATGCTCTACGTGAAGTCCGGCAAGCTGCGCTTCGTCCCGCGGATGTGCGAACTCTCCTTCTACAACGAGATGGTCTACTGGGGGCTGGAGAGCTCCCACCTGGAGTATTGCTGCCAGCGGCGGCTGGATGACAGGATGTCGGACTCTTTCACCTACTTCTCGGAGGAGGACATCAAGCCCGAGGAGGACCTGGAGACCGTGGGAGGGAGCGCCAGGTGGCtggagaggatgaggaggacatTCGAGGAGCCCACATCCTCCGTGGCTGCTCAGATCCTCGCCTCGGTCTCCGTGATCTTTGTGATCGTGTCCATGGTCATACTGTGTGCCAGCACCCTGCCCGACAGGGACAGTGCCAAGAACGGCAGCGTGGCAGAGCACAG GATCATCGAGGCAGTGTGCATGGAGGTCCTAGCTAAAGGCTGCCCTCTTCCTACCCATAGGATCACAGAGGCAGTGTGCATGGAGGTCCTAGCTAAAGGCTGTCCTCTTCCTACCCACAGGATCACCGAGGCAGTGTGCATGGAGGTCCTAGCTAAAGGCTGTCCTCTTCCTACCCGCAGGATCACAGAGGCAGTGTGCATGGAGGTCCTAGCTAAAGGCTGTCCTCTTCCTACCCACAGGATCACCGAGGCAGTGTGCATGGAGGTCCTAGCTAAAGGCTGTCCTCTTCCTACCCACAGGATCACAGAGGCAGTGTGCATGGAG GTCCTAGCTAAAGGCTGCCCTCTTCCTACCCGCAGGATCACTGAGGCAGTGTGCATGGAGGTCCTAGCTAAAGGCTGCCCTCTTCCTACCCACAGGATCACAGAGGCAGTGTGCATGGAGGTCCTAGCTAAAGGCTGTCCTTTTCCTGCCTGCAGGATCATCGAGGCCGTGTGCATCGGCTGGTTCACAGCTGAGTGCATCGTGCGCTTCCTGGTGTCCCGTGATAAGTGCGAGTTCCTGCGGCGTCCACTGAACGTCATTGACCTGCTGGCCATTGCTCCATACTATGCCTCGGCGCTGGCGGCGGCTGTGACGGGCGAGAGCTCGCAACTGCAGCGTGCCGGCGTTACACTGCGTGCCCTACGCATGATGCGTATCTTCTGGCTCATCAAGCTGGCACGCCACTTCCTGGGCCTGCAGTCGCTGGGGCTGACGCTGCGGCGCTGCTACCGCGAGATGGTCATGTTGCTGGTGTTTGTGGGCGTGGCCATGGCCATCTTCGGTGCACTGGCCCAGCTGCTGGAGCATGGCTTGGACCTGGTTCCCAGCAGTGAGGACTACGCCAGCATCCCGGCCGCCTGCTGGTGGGTTATTATCTCCATGACCACAGTGGGCTATGGAGACATGTACCCCATCACCATGCCCGGGCGCGTGCTGGGCGGCCTCTGTGTGGTCAGCGGCATCGTGCTGCTGGCACTGCCCATCACCTTCATCTACCACAGCTTCGTGCAGTGCTACCATGAGCTGCGCCTGCGCTCAGCTCGTTACCACCGCAGCCTCTCCACTGAGTTCCTCAACTGA
- the kcng3 gene encoding potassium voltage-gated channel subfamily G member 3 isoform X6, whose protein sequence is MKFGNSVCILNVGGTKYAFPRDVIKDFPLRRVSRLHSCASEKEVLEVCDDYDRESNEFFFDRHSEAFVFIMLYVKSGKLRFVPRMCELSFYNEMVYWGLESSHLEYCCQRRLDDRMSDSFTYFSEEDIKPEEDLETVGGSARWLERMRRTFEEPTSSVAAQILASVSVIFVIVSMVILCASTLPDRDSAKNGSVAEHRIIEAVCMEVLAKGCPLPTHRITEAVCMEVLAKGCPLPTHRITEAVCMEVLAKGCPLPTRRITEAVCMEVLAKGCPLPTHRITEAVCMEVLAKGCPLPTHRITEAVCMEVLAKGCPLPTRRITEAVCMEVLAKGCPLPTRRITEAVCMEVLAKGCPLPTHRITEAVCMEVLAKGCPFPACRIIEAVCIGWFTAECIVRFLVSRDKCEFLRRPLNVIDLLAIAPYYASALAAAVTGESSQLQRAGVTLRALRMMRIFWLIKLARHFLGLQSLGLTLRRCYREMVMLLVFVGVAMAIFGALAQLLEHGLDLVPSSEDYASIPAACWWVIISMTTVGYGDMYPITMPGRVLGGLCVVSGIVLLALPITFIYHSFVQCYHELRLRSARYHRSLSTEFLN, encoded by the exons ATGAAGTTTGGAAACAGCGTTTGCATCTTGAACGTCGGCGGCACCAAGTACGCATTCCCCAGGGACGTGATAAAGGACTTTCCCCTCCGACGAGTGAGCCGCCTGCACAGCTGCGCCTCCGAGAAAGAGGTGCTGGAGGTCTGCGACGACTACGACCGGGAGAGCAACGAGTTCTTCTTTGACCGGCACTCGGAGGCGTTCGTCTTCATTATGCTCTACGTGAAGTCCGGCAAGCTGCGCTTCGTCCCGCGGATGTGCGAACTCTCCTTCTACAACGAGATGGTCTACTGGGGGCTGGAGAGCTCCCACCTGGAGTATTGCTGCCAGCGGCGGCTGGATGACAGGATGTCGGACTCTTTCACCTACTTCTCGGAGGAGGACATCAAGCCCGAGGAGGACCTGGAGACCGTGGGAGGGAGCGCCAGGTGGCtggagaggatgaggaggacatTCGAGGAGCCCACATCCTCCGTGGCTGCTCAGATCCTCGCCTCGGTCTCCGTGATCTTTGTGATCGTGTCCATGGTCATACTGTGTGCCAGCACCCTGCCCGACAGGGACAGTGCCAAGAACGGCAGCGTGGCAGAGCACAG GATCATCGAGGCAGTGTGCATGGAGGTCCTAGCTAAAGGCTGCCCTCTTCCTACCCATAGGATCACAGAGGCAGTGTGCATGGAGGTCCTAGCTAAAGGCTGTCCTCTTCCTACCCACAGGATCACCGAGGCAGTGTGCATGGAGGTCCTAGCTAAAGGCTGTCCTCTTCCTACCCGCAGGATCACAGAGGCAGTGTGCATGGAGGTCCTAGCTAAAGGCTGTCCTCTTCCTACCCACAGGATCACCGAGGCAGTGTGCATGGAGGTCCTAGCTAAAGGCTGTCCTCTTCCTACCCACAGGATCACAGAGGCAGTGTGCATGGAG GTCCTAGCTAAAGGCTGCCCTCTTCCTACCCGCAGGATCACTGAGGCAGTGTGCATGGAGGTCCTAGCTAAAGGCTGCCCTCTTCCTACCCGCAGGATCACTGAGGCAGTGTGCATGGAGGTCCTAGCTAAAGGCTGCCCTCTTCCTACCCACAGGATCACAGAGGCAGTGTGCATGGAGGTCCTAGCTAAAGGCTGTCCTTTTCCTGCCTGCAGGATCATCGAGGCCGTGTGCATCGGCTGGTTCACAGCTGAGTGCATCGTGCGCTTCCTGGTGTCCCGTGATAAGTGCGAGTTCCTGCGGCGTCCACTGAACGTCATTGACCTGCTGGCCATTGCTCCATACTATGCCTCGGCGCTGGCGGCGGCTGTGACGGGCGAGAGCTCGCAACTGCAGCGTGCCGGCGTTACACTGCGTGCCCTACGCATGATGCGTATCTTCTGGCTCATCAAGCTGGCACGCCACTTCCTGGGCCTGCAGTCGCTGGGGCTGACGCTGCGGCGCTGCTACCGCGAGATGGTCATGTTGCTGGTGTTTGTGGGCGTGGCCATGGCCATCTTCGGTGCACTGGCCCAGCTGCTGGAGCATGGCTTGGACCTGGTTCCCAGCAGTGAGGACTACGCCAGCATCCCGGCCGCCTGCTGGTGGGTTATTATCTCCATGACCACAGTGGGCTATGGAGACATGTACCCCATCACCATGCCCGGGCGCGTGCTGGGCGGCCTCTGTGTGGTCAGCGGCATCGTGCTGCTGGCACTGCCCATCACCTTCATCTACCACAGCTTCGTGCAGTGCTACCATGAGCTGCGCCTGCGCTCAGCTCGTTACCACCGCAGCCTCTCCACTGAGTTCCTCAACTGA
- the kcng3 gene encoding potassium voltage-gated channel subfamily G member 3 isoform X1, with amino-acid sequence MKFGNSVCILNVGGTKYAFPRDVIKDFPLRRVSRLHSCASEKEVLEVCDDYDRESNEFFFDRHSEAFVFIMLYVKSGKLRFVPRMCELSFYNEMVYWGLESSHLEYCCQRRLDDRMSDSFTYFSEEDIKPEEDLETVGGSARWLERMRRTFEEPTSSVAAQILASVSVIFVIVSMVILCASTLPDRDSAKNGSVAEHRIIEAVCMEVLAKGCPLPTHRITEAVCMEVLAKGCPLPTHRITEAVCMEVLAKGCPLPTRRITEAVCMEVLAKGCPLPTHRITEAVCMEVLAKGCPLPTHRITEAVCMEVLAKGCPLPTRRIIEAVCMEVLAKGCPLPTHRITEAVCMEVLAKGCPLPTHRITEAVCMEVLAKGCPLPTHRITEAVCMEVLAKGCPLPTHRITEAVCMEVLAKGCPLPTHRITEAVCMEVLAKGCPLPTHRITEAVCMEVLAKGCPLPTHRITEAVCMEVLAKGCPLPTRRITEAVCMEVLAKGCPLPTRRITEAVCMEVLAKGCPLPTHRITEAVCMEVLAKGCPFPACRIIEAVCIGWFTAECIVRFLVSRDKCEFLRRPLNVIDLLAIAPYYASALAAAVTGESSQLQRAGVTLRALRMMRIFWLIKLARHFLGLQSLGLTLRRCYREMVMLLVFVGVAMAIFGALAQLLEHGLDLVPSSEDYASIPAACWWVIISMTTVGYGDMYPITMPGRVLGGLCVVSGIVLLALPITFIYHSFVQCYHELRLRSARYHRSLSTEFLN; translated from the exons ATGAAGTTTGGAAACAGCGTTTGCATCTTGAACGTCGGCGGCACCAAGTACGCATTCCCCAGGGACGTGATAAAGGACTTTCCCCTCCGACGAGTGAGCCGCCTGCACAGCTGCGCCTCCGAGAAAGAGGTGCTGGAGGTCTGCGACGACTACGACCGGGAGAGCAACGAGTTCTTCTTTGACCGGCACTCGGAGGCGTTCGTCTTCATTATGCTCTACGTGAAGTCCGGCAAGCTGCGCTTCGTCCCGCGGATGTGCGAACTCTCCTTCTACAACGAGATGGTCTACTGGGGGCTGGAGAGCTCCCACCTGGAGTATTGCTGCCAGCGGCGGCTGGATGACAGGATGTCGGACTCTTTCACCTACTTCTCGGAGGAGGACATCAAGCCCGAGGAGGACCTGGAGACCGTGGGAGGGAGCGCCAGGTGGCtggagaggatgaggaggacatTCGAGGAGCCCACATCCTCCGTGGCTGCTCAGATCCTCGCCTCGGTCTCCGTGATCTTTGTGATCGTGTCCATGGTCATACTGTGTGCCAGCACCCTGCCCGACAGGGACAGTGCCAAGAACGGCAGCGTGGCAGAGCACAG GATCATCGAGGCAGTGTGCATGGAGGTCCTAGCTAAAGGCTGCCCTCTTCCTACCCATAGGATCACAGAGGCAGTGTGCATGGAGGTCCTAGCTAAAGGCTGTCCTCTTCCTACCCACAGGATCACCGAGGCAGTGTGCATGGAGGTCCTAGCTAAAGGCTGTCCTCTTCCTACCCGCAGGATCACAGAGGCAGTGTGCATGGAGGTCCTAGCTAAAGGCTGTCCTCTTCCTACCCACAGGATCACCGAGGCAGTGTGCATGGAGGTCCTAGCTAAAGGCTGTCCTCTTCCTACCCACAGGATCACAGAGGCAGTGTGCATGGAGGTCCTAGCTAAAGGCTGTCCTCTTCCTACCCGCAGGATCATCGAGGCAGTGTGCATGGAGGTCCTAGCTAAAGGCTGCCCTCTTCCTACCCATAGGATCACAGAGGCAGTGTGCATGGAGGTCCTAGCTAAAGGCTGTCCTCTTCCTACCCACAGGATCACCGAGGCAGTGTGCATGGAGGTCCTAGCTAAAGGCTGTCCTCTTCCTACCCATAGGATCACAGAGGCAGTGTGCATGGAG GTCCTAGCTAAAGGCTGTCCTCTTCCTACCCACAGGATCACCGAGGCAGTGTGCATGGAG GTCCTAGCTAAAGGCTGCCCTCTTCCTACCCACAGGATCACAGAGGCAGTGTGCATGGAGGTCCTAGCTAAAGGCTGCCCTCTTCCTACCCACAGGATCACCGAGGCAGTGTGCATGGAGGTCCTAGCTAAAGGCTGCCCTCTTCCTACCCACAGGATCACAGAGGCAGTGTGCATGGAGGTCCTAGCTAAAGGCTGCCCTCTTCCTACCCGCAGGATCACTGAGGCAGTGTGCATGGAGGTCCTAGCTAAAGGCTGCCCTCTTCCTACCCGCAGGATCACTGAGGCAGTGTGCATGGAGGTCCTAGCTAAAGGCTGCCCTCTTCCTACCCACAGGATCACAGAGGCAGTGTGCATGGAGGTCCTAGCTAAAGGCTGTCCTTTTCCTGCCTGCAGGATCATCGAGGCCGTGTGCATCGGCTGGTTCACAGCTGAGTGCATCGTGCGCTTCCTGGTGTCCCGTGATAAGTGCGAGTTCCTGCGGCGTCCACTGAACGTCATTGACCTGCTGGCCATTGCTCCATACTATGCCTCGGCGCTGGCGGCGGCTGTGACGGGCGAGAGCTCGCAACTGCAGCGTGCCGGCGTTACACTGCGTGCCCTACGCATGATGCGTATCTTCTGGCTCATCAAGCTGGCACGCCACTTCCTGGGCCTGCAGTCGCTGGGGCTGACGCTGCGGCGCTGCTACCGCGAGATGGTCATGTTGCTGGTGTTTGTGGGCGTGGCCATGGCCATCTTCGGTGCACTGGCCCAGCTGCTGGAGCATGGCTTGGACCTGGTTCCCAGCAGTGAGGACTACGCCAGCATCCCGGCCGCCTGCTGGTGGGTTATTATCTCCATGACCACAGTGGGCTATGGAGACATGTACCCCATCACCATGCCCGGGCGCGTGCTGGGCGGCCTCTGTGTGGTCAGCGGCATCGTGCTGCTGGCACTGCCCATCACCTTCATCTACCACAGCTTCGTGCAGTGCTACCATGAGCTGCGCCTGCGCTCAGCTCGTTACCACCGCAGCCTCTCCACTGAGTTCCTCAACTGA